The genomic window GCCGTGAATATTCCTATCATATCTATGGCATAGATTTatctatagtacatgtatgtcacaaAATATACGCCTATAAAATACACCAGATCattacaatattcaaaatttggGCTATTTTgtgttgaaataaataaacggggaatttatgaaaaaggaaaatgtaaataaaatatcaaagtcgATTTTCCTAAATTATggagtattacatgtataattatacagtTAAGGAGTTTCAATTCACTTCCTTCCGTTGATTATATGCACATGTAAAATCTGATCTATAATtgaacatataattatattcaaataacgaaattataaaagttctcaaacatatgtacatgtaatatgtccCTTTGTATATTTGGACTATGTTCACACGCAATagatgaattaattaaatacttTCTATGCCTGAACACAACTGCAGGAAACATGGCACCTAGCAGTGACCTATCTGGAACCAATTTGACACCAAATACCCGTTACTTCTATTACTCGGGTATCTTTACTATTCCAAGTTGACACCCTGATAGAATTAAGACGAGTATTTATGTTCATTCAATGTGGACGTTCATACATATTTAACGATCCCATGaataactaatacatgtatatcctagcACCTGGCTGTTTTTCTTCTTGTACAATGCATGTAACTATATATAGATAGAGAGACAGAGATAGAATGTAGTCTTACGTGAAGGCTTGGTATGTCACGTAGTTTATTACAACCCAAAGAACAGATTCATGAAATGGCACAGGTGAGTCGTATTCCACAAGATAACAAACCCAAATATTTctgttgttttgaatttaaacttaaaatataaaatctgtaAACCCATTAATTGCAGGTAATTAAGTTTTCTTGTAATTATTCGTTAATCATATATTTATCGATATaacatttttctatcaaatgaaCGAGTATGTGATCTACCGCAATGGTAACgcgaagaaaaaaatatataattatattgttacATCTTATGCAATATATATACGTTCGTTATTGAAAATGCACCTGATTTTAACGATACTTTGgataataaaatgtgttttcaaTCAATCAATCTAATAAATGAACTTATAAAGGAGCAACTTATGTTATTTGTGTAGTTGGTTATTTTTTTAGGGATCTACCTCGAAATCACGGCAGACCGTTTCTGAGGTTGGCACAGACACTGACGGTGACCAGGATTCCTTCTTCCAAACTGCATTGCAGATTCAAGTCGAAACGGCCAAGGGCACGCCGAACAGAGACATTGGAAAGCCAGAGGAAACTCAGGACAGGCAACAGGATGTTAAAATGTCCTCGATAATATCAACCAAAGCTGTCCAACTAATGAAGGCGGCCAACATCAGTTCCTTTACCACTCGTTCTCAAGCAGAAAACGTTCCCTCGGACTTGTTACAGACACCTGATGCCGAAAGACGGCCTAGCTTGGAGCCTGTGATTGATATAACGAAAGCATTTACCGTAAACAAAATCGC from Magallana gigas chromosome 9, xbMagGiga1.1, whole genome shotgun sequence includes these protein-coding regions:
- the LOC105326826 gene encoding dynein light chain Tctex-type 4, giving the protein MSRSLLQPKEQIHEMAQGSTSKSRQTVSEVGTDTDGDQDSFFQTALQIQVETAKGTPNRDIGKPEETQDRQQDVKMSSIISTKAVQLMKAANISSFTTRSQAENVPSDLLQTPDAERRPSLEPVIDITKAFTVNKIAKTLLTNQKTRLQNLEETGNFTINIPLKKFNPNLVQTHLYHILSIALKHVQYEPNLCRHLSKKLSEEARDVVKALKFPRYKFVSVVTIGQLKNASIKLCSRSVWSCTTDSYACAEYRNSSLYAVAMIFAGFLD